The proteins below are encoded in one region of Mya arenaria isolate MELC-2E11 chromosome 15, ASM2691426v1:
- the LOC128218818 gene encoding uncharacterized protein LOC128218818 isoform X2 → MEEAPKVEGFVMDFEAGLWQALRSVFPGTQLKGCAFHWCQAVLRHVQHLGLKATYERREGAHQLIRKLLVLPFLPGQHIERAFIKLKDRAEGSSDQMKELFTYVEDQWMESSLWSTTEWSVYRQTIRTNNYTEGWHRRLNFSAGRSTLQFYVLLSLLLRESKMVNVTHQLVSEAALGRQRRERYRDIDARIMDEWDSYDSHEVTCEEFLKNVGAIYGGR, encoded by the exons ATGGAAGAGGCGCCGAAAGTCGAAGGTTTTGTGATGGATTTTGAAGCAG GTCTATGGCAGGCCCTCCGCTCCGTTTTCCCGGGTACCCAGCTGAAGGGATGCGCATTTCATTGGTGCCAGGCTGTTCTGCGCCACGTCCAGCACCTGGGGCTAAAGGCAACTTATGAGCGGAGAGAGGGAGCCCACCAGCTCATCAGGAAGCTGTTAGTCCTTCCATTTCTTCCGGGACAACACATAGAGCGCGCCTTCATTAAGCTTAAAGACCGGGCAGAGGGGAGTTCGGACCAGATGAAGGAACTCTTCACGTACGTTGAAGATCAGTGGATGGAGAGCTCCCTCTGGAGCACCACTGAGTGGTCTGTGTACCGACAGACGATACGAACCAACAATTACACCGAAG GATGGCATCGCCGGTTGAACTTTTCTGCCGGTCGGTCAACCCTGCAGTTTTACGTTTTGCTGAGTTTGCTGCTGAGGGAATCCAAAATGGTGAATGTAACACATCAACTGGTGTCGGAGGCAGCCCTTGGCCGTCAGCGTCGAGAGCGCTACAGAGACATCGACGCCAGGATCATGGATGAGTGGGACTCATACGATTCCCATGAGGTCACCTGCGAAGAGTTCCTCaaaaatgttggtgccatcTACGGCGGCCGATAG
- the LOC128218818 gene encoding uncharacterized protein LOC128218818 isoform X1 produces MPSPAMYVTVGSIESAIQVLQKLIEIMEEAPKVEGFVMDFEAGLWQALRSVFPGTQLKGCAFHWCQAVLRHVQHLGLKATYERREGAHQLIRKLLVLPFLPGQHIERAFIKLKDRAEGSSDQMKELFTYVEDQWMESSLWSTTEWSVYRQTIRTNNYTEGWHRRLNFSAGRSTLQFYVLLSLLLRESKMVNVTHQLVSEAALGRQRRERYRDIDARIMDEWDSYDSHEVTCEEFLKNVGAIYGGR; encoded by the exons GTGTTGCAGAAACTGATAGAAATAATGGAAGAGGCGCCGAAAGTCGAAGGTTTTGTGATGGATTTTGAAGCAG GTCTATGGCAGGCCCTCCGCTCCGTTTTCCCGGGTACCCAGCTGAAGGGATGCGCATTTCATTGGTGCCAGGCTGTTCTGCGCCACGTCCAGCACCTGGGGCTAAAGGCAACTTATGAGCGGAGAGAGGGAGCCCACCAGCTCATCAGGAAGCTGTTAGTCCTTCCATTTCTTCCGGGACAACACATAGAGCGCGCCTTCATTAAGCTTAAAGACCGGGCAGAGGGGAGTTCGGACCAGATGAAGGAACTCTTCACGTACGTTGAAGATCAGTGGATGGAGAGCTCCCTCTGGAGCACCACTGAGTGGTCTGTGTACCGACAGACGATACGAACCAACAATTACACCGAAG GATGGCATCGCCGGTTGAACTTTTCTGCCGGTCGGTCAACCCTGCAGTTTTACGTTTTGCTGAGTTTGCTGCTGAGGGAATCCAAAATGGTGAATGTAACACATCAACTGGTGTCGGAGGCAGCCCTTGGCCGTCAGCGTCGAGAGCGCTACAGAGACATCGACGCCAGGATCATGGATGAGTGGGACTCATACGATTCCCATGAGGTCACCTGCGAAGAGTTCCTCaaaaatgttggtgccatcTACGGCGGCCGATAG